Sequence from the Thermovirga sp. genome:
CGGTGATCGTTATGGACCACACACCCCACGACCTCCACGAGGCTGAGGAAGCCGACATTGCCCTCCAGGTTTCCGGCCATACCCATCGGGGGCAGCTCTGGCCCTTCAACTACATCACTTCTAAAATATTCGAGCAAGACTGGGGTTTTCTGAAGAGAGGCGATACTCTCTTTTACATTTCCTGCGGTGTCGGTTGCTGGGGACCGCCGATAAGGACCTCCAGCCGCCCCGAAGTAGTTGTATTAAATATAAGTTTCCAATAGAATTATCCCAATTGGCGCGACTTTATGGGGGGGTGGCCCATGTCCAGGTACGAAAATCTCTGCAGGAATCTTCTCTCGACGCCTTTGAGGTGGGTCGTGACGGGCGGCGTCGGCTTCATCAGCTCTCACCTCGTCGATGCCCTGCTGCTCCTGGGTCAGCACGTCGTCGCCCTCGACAACTTTCTGACCGGGAGAGAGTCGAATATCGAAGGGGCAAGCCGGTATTCTTCTGGTTATGATCCCCTTTTCCGTCTCCTCAAGGGCGACATAAGGGACATGGAGCAGTGCCGCGAGGCCTGTCGCGGCGCCGACATCGTCCTTCACCATGCGGCCCTGGCCTCGGTGCCCCGATCCTTCCGGGAGCCCCACATGAACAACTCCTGCAACATTACGGGCTTCCTCAATATGCTGACGGCGGCCCAGGACGCGGGGGTGCGGTCTTTTGTCTTTGCCTCCTCTGCGGCGGTCTACGGACACCAGCCCGAGGGGCCCATTGGGGAGGATGCCCCTCTTAGGCCCCTTTCGCCCTACGCTGTGGCCAAGCGGACGAACGAGCTGTACGCCTCGGTGCTTCCCGGCGGCATGAGAACCACCGGGCTTCGGTACATGAACGTCTTCGGGCCGAGGCAGGATCCATCGAGCCCTTACTCGGGGGTCATATCCATTTGGTCCAGGTATCTCCGGGAGGACAAAACCCCGGTGATCTACGGCGACGGAAGGACCACGAGGGATTTCGTCTACGTAGAGGATGTGGTGCAGGCCAACCTACTCGCCGCACTGCGGGAGGGCGGGGCCGCCGGTGAAGCCCCTCTCTTCAACATCGGGACGGGGCGGGCCGTGTCGCTGGCAGAACTCCTCTCTGCGCTCCATACCACGTCGGGGGGACGCCTGCGATCGGGAAAGGCCTTGGTGCCCCGGTACGAGCCGGAGAGGGAAGGGGACATCCGGTACTCCCAGGCCGACATAACCCGCGCCCGGACGCTCCTGGGGTATGAACCCCGTTACACCCTCGAGGAAGGCCTCTCCCAAATGCTTGGGGTCAGAGCTTGATTTTGAGCATTTGTATACCATAAGGGCAAAAAAGCCGTAAATCGTGAACCAGGAGTCGTAAATCGGGAAAAATAACAGCAGGCCCTTGTACCCCAGACGCAACCCCTCGTTAAAAACCCCCGGAACGAACTGTCCCGAACGGTGTGACGGAGGTAGGCTTTGCGCTGTTTTGCCTTTCCGCTCCTTCGCACTTCTCGCCTTTCAGTATACAAATGCTCAAAATCAAGCTCTGACCCCAATCAAGCCCCCAATCAGTGTTCCCAAGTGAAGTCCTCGACGCCAGCTTCCAGGATCCTCC
This genomic interval carries:
- a CDS encoding NAD-dependent epimerase/dehydratase family protein, coding for MSRYENLCRNLLSTPLRWVVTGGVGFISSHLVDALLLLGQHVVALDNFLTGRESNIEGASRYSSGYDPLFRLLKGDIRDMEQCREACRGADIVLHHAALASVPRSFREPHMNNSCNITGFLNMLTAAQDAGVRSFVFASSAAVYGHQPEGPIGEDAPLRPLSPYAVAKRTNELYASVLPGGMRTTGLRYMNVFGPRQDPSSPYSGVISIWSRYLREDKTPVIYGDGRTTRDFVYVEDVVQANLLAALREGGAAGEAPLFNIGTGRAVSLAELLSALHTTSGGRLRSGKALVPRYEPEREGDIRYSQADITRARTLLGYEPRYTLEEGLSQMLGVRA